CGGCCGTGGACGTCAGCGACCTGCGCGTCGACCCGACGTCGGGCTGCGGGGACGACCTGACGGCGTCCCTCGGCGACTACCGGATCGAGACCTCCCCGGACGGCACCACCTGGGCCACCGCCGCCGAGGGCCACTTCGGGCCCGCCGACACCGGCCGGGAGAACGCCGTGCCGCTCACCACGGGCACCGAGCGGAACGTCCGGTACGTCCGCGTGACGATGTTGGGCAACCAGGCCGTCGACAACGGCGTGGACTGCGCGCAGGACCCCGGCCCCTCGGGCTGTGAGTACCTGGACATGACCGAGCTCGTCGTGCACGGCACACCCCACCAGGACTGACGGACACAGCGGCCGACCAGCGGGCCGGAGGGCGGCGTTCCGGAGACGGAACGCCGCCCTCTGGTCGTAGGCGGGTATTCGGCAGGTATCAAGTGGCCGTGCAGGCAGTGCCGTTGAGGGTGAAGGCGGTCGGCGCCGCGTTCGTCGCCCCCTTCACCCCGATGAAGCCGACCGAGACCGAGCCCGCGGCGGGGATCGTGGCCGTGTAGGAGGCGGGTACGACGCTCACGTTGGCGCCGCTCTGGGTGGGCGTTCCGCCCCACATGTTGCTGATGGTCTGGCCGTTGGCGAAGCTGAAGGCCAGCGTCCAGTTGGTGAGGGCGGCGGTGCCCGTGTTGCGCAGGGTGATGTCACCCTGGAAGCCGCCCTGCCATTCACCGACGACCCGGTAGGCGACGGAGCAGCTGACTCCCGGGGTGCCACCGCCCGGGGACGTGGTGACGTTCACCGTGGCCGAGCGCGGCGAACGGTTGCCGGCGGCGTCCCGCGCGTACACGGCGAAGGTGTACGCGGTGGCCGCGGTGAGGCCGGTCACCGTGACCGTACTGGTGGTGGAGGAGGCGGCTGCCGTCTCCGTGGTGCCGTTGACGCGGACGACGTCGTAGCCGGTGACGGCAACGTTGTCGGTCGCCGCGGCCCAGGTCAGGGTGGTGGACGTGGCGGTGGTCGCGGACGCGGTCGGCGCGCCGGGGGCGGTCGGGGCCTGGGTGTCGGTGCCCGTGCCGCCGCCGTAGACCGTGGCCTCCTTGGAGGTCTGGGCGATGCCGTTGGCACCGTTGAAGACGCGCTGGCCCCAGGTGCTGAGCTGCTTCGGGTCGAAGCCGATCGACAGGTCGAGGATCGGGTCCGTGTTCCCGCTCCACGACCAGGCCAGGTAACCCAGCTTCAGCTGCTGGGCGGTAGCCATCATGGTGTCCTCGTCCGGATCGCCCCACTGGTCGGCCGGACCGCCGAACTCACCGATCAGGATGGGGAGTTTGGCCGTGACGAAGGCGTTCAGGTAGTCCGTGATCTCCGCCGCCGTGTCGAAGACGCTGTACATGTGGATGGAGAAGATCAGGTTGCCGGTGGTGTCGGCGTTGTACACGGACTGGGCGTTGGCGCGCATGACGCCCTGCCAGTCCTGGCCCCAGTTGGGCGCGTCCACCATGATCGTGTGCTGGAAGCCGGCGGCACGCAGCTTCTGCACGGCGGCGATGGTGGGGGCGGTCCAGCCTGCCGGATCGGTGTTGCCCCAGGGCTCGTTGCCGATGTTGATGATGACGTAGTCCTCTTGGCCGGCGAGCACGCTCTTGAGGCCGATCCAGTAGTCGGCGGCCTGGTCGAGTGTCCCGGCGGCGGCCTCCTCGCCGTAGCCGGTGGTGTCGTGCACCTCCAGTACGCAGATCAGGCGGTTGGCCTTGCACTGCGCGACGACGGCGGCCACGTCGTCGGCGGTGTTCTTGGTCCAGCGGTGCCCGTCGGCGAGGACGACGCGGACGGTGTTGGCGCCCAACGCCTTGACGTCCCTGAGGGATTGGGTCTGGGTCGGGTACCAGGTGTGGGCGTGGTTGACGCCCCGCATCACGAAGTCGTTGCCGTTGCCCTCGAGAAGACGCCCGTTGGAGATGTGGAGGCCGGTGGCCAGGGCGCGGGGCGACTCGGCCTGCGCCTGGGCGGCGGTCGGGGCCAGGGCGAGGGCCAGGAGCCCGAGAAGGGTGACCAGGGCGGTCAGCAGGACGGTTGGGGGGCTCTTTCGTGTCGTGCTTTTCGTTGTTCTCGGTGCGATTCTCACTGCGACTCCAGAAAGTGAGCGCGAAGAAGACTTCAGCATCAGAAGGAACACGGGAGCGGAAATGTGGGAGCGCTCCCATGTACCCACTGCGACAGGGACACGTCAAGGTTTCGCGCATCATCCCGCACACCGTCCCGCGTTGGATCACGCACCGGACCGCGAACCGACTCACAGACTGGATCGCGAACCCGACCGCGAACTGGACCGCGTGCTGCGGAAGGTACGGCGGTACGCGTCCGGGGGCACGCCGATCGTGCGGTTGAAGTGGCGGCGCAGGGTCGTGGCGGTGCCCATGCCGACGGCCTCCGCGATGGCGTCGACACTGTCGCCGGTGGCTTCCAGCAGCTCCTGGGCGCGCCGGATCCGCTGGGTGAGCAGCCACTGCAGCGGGGTGGTGCCGGTGACCGTACGGAAGTGGCGGCCCAGGTGGCGCGAGCTCATGTTCGCCCGGCGGGCCAGGTCCTCCACGGTCAGCGGGCGGTCGAGCCGTTCGATCGCCCAGGGGAACAGGTCGGCGAGCGGATGGTCGTCCTGGGCGGGCACCGGCGCGGTGACGAACTGCGCCTGCCCGCCGGCCCGGTGCGGGGGTACGACGAGGCGGCGGGCGACGGTGTTGGCGATCGCCGAGCCGTGGTCGAGCCGTACGAGGTGCAGGCACAGGTCCATCGAGGCCGCCTTGCCGGCGGAGGTGAGGACACGGCCTCTGTCGCTGCCGTTGTCGACGTAGAGGACGTCCGGATCGACCTCCACCTCGGGGTGACGGGCGGCCAGGACATCGGTGTGGGCCCAGTGCGTGGTCGCGCGCCGCCCGTCCAGCAGCCCGGCGGCGGCCAGCACGAACGCGCCCGTGCACAGGGAGGCGACACGCGCTCCCGCCTCGTGGGCCGCGCGCACCGCCTCGACCAGTTCGGCGGGCGGCTCCTGGTCGACGTCGGCCCAGCCGGGGACGATCACCGTGTCGGCGTACGGGAGGCGGTCGAGTCCGGAGTCGGGTTCCAGCAGGAATCTGCCGGCGCGGATCGGGCCCGGGCCGCAGAGGGCGACGTCGTACCAGGGGTCGACCAGGTGGGTGAGATCGGAGCCGAAGACCTCGTAGGCGATGCCGAGCTCGAAGTGCAGCATGCCGCCGGTGAGGGCGATGGCGACCTTCCTCGTACCCGTTTCCATGTCCGGAACTGTACGGGACATGTCGTTCCGGACACTCGTACGTACCGACTCCCGCCGCCAGGATGGTCACAGCAGATCAGCGGATGATCACTCGGATTCAACGGGGAGAAGTCATGGGTTCGGTATCTGGATCGGCATCGGCATCGGCATCGGCATCGGCATCGGCATCGGGGCAGGCTGTCGTGGTGTTCGGCGCGTACGGGCACACCGGGCGCTTCGTGGTGGCGGAGTTGCTGGACCGGGGGTTCGTGCCGATCCTCTCCGGGCGGGACCCGGAGCAGCTGCGGGAGCTGGCCGCGTCGCACCCCGGGCTCGATGCCCGGCCCGCCTCGGTGGACGACCCGGGGTCGCTGGACCGGGCGCTGGCCGGTACGGCGGCCGTGATCAACTGCGCCGGGCCGTTCGCGGCGACCGCGGCACCGGTGATCGAGGCGGCGCTGCGGGCCGGGATCCCGTATGTGGACGTGGCGGCGGAGATCGAGGCCAACCTCGACACGTTCACGCACTTCGCGGAGCGTGCGCGTGCCGCGAACGCCCTGGTGATCCCCGCGATGGCCTTCTTCGGCGGCCTCAGTGACCTGCTGGTCACGGCGGCGATGGGCGACTGGACGTCGGCCGACGAGGCGCACATCGCGTACGGCCTGAGCAGCTGGCACCCCACCGCCGGCACGCGCACCGCGGGCGCGGTCTCCCGGGACCGCAGGAACGGCCGCCGGGTCCGCTACAGCGGAGGCCGGCTGGAGTACCACGACGACGCGCTGCCGACCCTGAAGTGGCCCTTCCCGGACCCGATGGGGCCGCGGGAGGTGTTCGGCGAGTTCTCGATGGCCGACGTCGTCACCGTCCCCAGCCACCTGACCATTCCCGAGGTACGCGGCTACATGGCGGCGGACGCGGCCAGGGAACTGTCGGCCCCGGACACCCCGGCACCGGTCGCGGTCGACGAGGACGGGCGGTCCGCGCAGACCTTCGTCGTGGACGTCGTCGTACGGTCCGGCGGCACGGAACGGCGCGCGGTGGCGCGCGGTCGGGACATCTACGCGGTCAGCGCACCGCTGGCGGTGGAGGCGGTGGCACGGGTCCTGACGGGACGTACGCGGGCGGTCGGTGTCGCGTCGGCCGGGGCGGCCTTCGACGCGGGCGATTTCCTGGGCGCGCTGTCCGGGTCGGGGCACATCTCGGTGGAGCTGTTCCGGTAGGGGACGGAGGGTCGGACCCGCACCCGCACCCGCACCCGCACCCGCACCCGCACCCGCACCCGCACCCGGCCGGGATCCTCTCAGGTCGCGCGCCAGGCGCCGAGCAGTTCTTCGGGACCGTACGCGGCCTGGTGTCCGGAACAGCTGACCCCGTTATGGGAGACCGCCACCAGCGGTACGGGCTCGTCGGTGATCGCCGCCCGGTGTTTCTGCAGCGCGGCGAGGTCGTGGCTGTCGAACGCGGAGTTCTCCAGCCATTTCACGGACCCCAGGAAGAGCAACTGCTTCGCCACCGGCTGTCGGTCGGCGCCCACGAGGTCGATCTCGATGTCGTTGGCGCGGGTCCAGTAGCCGCCGATCGCTGGGGCGGCGGGCAGCTCCCCGTCCGGGAGGAGTCGGGCGAGGGACTCCCGGACCAGGGGTTCGATCGCGCGGCCACGCCAGCTCGTCCACTGTTCCTTGATCCGGCTCAGCGTGAGATCTCCCCGCATCCGCTCGATCTCCGCCATGTGCGGATCCAGGAACGCGAGCCAGAACCGCAGGTAGGGGTCGGCGACTCGGTAACGGCGTTCCTTCGACGGCCTTAGCGACAGCGGCAGTTCGGCCGCGACCACCCGCTTGTCGATCAGGACGTCAGCGGCGCGGGTGAGAGTGCTGTGGGAGATGCCGCCGGCGGCACGCGCGATGTTGGTGAAGGTCCGCTCGCCGCTGCCGATGGCCCGCAGGACCTCCCTGCCCATCGCCTGCGGAGGAAACTCCGCGCCCAGTGAGCGCTCGGCGGAGACCAGCAGTGCCGAGATCGGGTTGTCGAGCGAGTCGCGGAGGAACTCCCACACGTCCGACCCGGGCCGCCACTCCGCGCAGATCAGCGGGAGACCGCCGGTGATCAGGGTGGCGTCGAAGGCGGCTGCCGGTTCCAGGTCGAGCATCTCGCCGATGTCGGCCGGGTTCAGCGGCCCCACGACCATCTCCTTCCCTCGCTGGTGGAAGGGGCGGTCGTAGCTGTTCAGCGCCTCCATCATCGACAGGTCGGATCCGACGAGGAGGAGAAGCACCGGCTTGCGGCTGAACAGGCGGTCCCACGCCCGCTGCAGCATGCCCTCGAAAGCGTCGATGCGGTCCATGAGATACGGGACCTCGTCGATGACGACCACACTCGGGCGGTCGTCGGGCAGGATCTCCGCGAGGAGCCTGAAGGCCGCGTTCCACTGGGTCGGGGCCTCCTCCGCGAACAGTTCCCGCCCCGGCAGGGTGGACCGGGCGGCGGCGTCGAGCAGCTCCGTCAGCTCGTCCTCGGCGGTGCCACCGGCCGCCGTGAAGAAGAGGTACGGCATCTCGGTACGCCGCAGGAACTCCTCGACGAGGCTGGACTTGCCGACCCGTCGCCTCCCGCGCATGAGGATGCACTGGCCCGGTTTCACGGAGGCGGCGGCGTCGCCGACGGCCTGCAGGGCGGTGCCGAGCACGTGCAGCTCGCGGTCACGACCGATAAAGCGACGCATGAGAAGACTTTCATGGAGAATAGTATCTGTAGCGATACTATCGCTATCGATACCATCTTGCCAACGGTCCTGTATGGAGTTCAGGCCCCGAGTTCCCGTTTCGTTGGCGCAGTCGATGGCCGAACGGTCTCGCGGCCACATTCGCGATGGAACGGGGCGCTCAGCCACACGCAGTCAGGCCGTCCGTACACGATGAGCGGCCCATTCCTTGGCAGCCGAGTGGACGGCCTGGGTCCAGGGGTTGGGGGACTCCTCGGCGATCTCGGTCCAGACGCTTTCGTTGGCCCGAGCGAACGCGTTCAGCCCTGCCTCGGGGGCCTCGCGGAAGGCAGGGACACGTGAAGCCCATTGCTCGGCGCTCCCGGGTGTGTGGCCACCCTCGGCGATCAGCCAGACGACCCAGTACCCGGCATCCAGCCACGCGACTCCTCGGGTGGCCCATGCCCAGTCGACAAGCCACGCCCGTCCCTGACCGACCATGATGTTGGCGGGGTTTGGGTCGGTGTGGCAGAGGGTGTCTCCGCTGAAGTGCACGAGAACTGCGTCAGGCGCGTGCTCACGCAGCCGGTGTCCGGCTTCCTTCAGCTCCACACCGTCCGGTGCGCGCAGCCCCGACAGCCGTTCCAGAGTCTCGGCGACGAGCGGGAGATCCTCCGAGCCGGGGGCGTAGTCGGCGTGGCGGCCGTCGAGTGCGTCGAAGGCGACGAGGTCCCATCCGCCGGCCCTGAGGTGCCAATGCACGCGCGGAGAGATCCCACTCATGTACGGGCCGACGGCTGCCTCTCGCTGTTGCGTCCATACGCGGGGGTGATCTGCGGGCAACCCCTTGACGTACACCTCGCCCTTCTCGGTCGTCAGTCGCGCGGAGATGGCTGAGTTGAAGCCGGACGACACGGTTTCGACGCTCAGGAGCGGACCGGTGCGGGCGAGTACGGAGCCCTGGACATCGTCGGGCAGGTCGGCAAAGTCGATGCGGTCGGTCGGCATGGTTGCACTTATACAGAGATGGGGACGACCCCACACGGCACGAAGGCTGCGCGGGGCCACCAGGGGCGTTGTTACTGGTACGGGCTGTCGTCGCCGCAGCCGGGGATGCCGCCACGGTCAACTCCTCAACGTCCTCGACGACCACCAAGACCACCATGCCGACGGGTTCGGCCCTCTTGGCGGGCGGGGATGCGATTTCGACAGCGACAGCGGTCATGTCGTTACTACTTCACGATGTTGGCAGTAGTTCTCCAGTGGTGCCCTCGCGGTCTGGTAGGCCTTCGCTATCGGGCCGCAAACCCGGCAGGTGCCGGAGAGTCGGTCCGGCTGCCCGTCGTAGGTGGGGAAGATCGGGCTGCATCACGACTGGGCGCGTGGCACAGGACAGCTGGGCGCGTCCAGCCAGATGCGTTGCTCCTCGGCGGTCACGGTCACGCCGAAGCGCTCACGGCCCGGACGGCCGTTCTCGCGATACAGCGCGTGCGCGGCCTCCACCGCCTCCCACAGAAGGCGCGGCCCTGCCTGTCGTACGGTCCCGCCCTCGGTGCGCGCCCATGCGCCGTCAGCAGCCCACAGTTCCACGGCCGTCACATGGCCGGTGTCGTCGTGCTCTGATGCGAAGGCCGTCTCGGGCGCGACCAAGGAGAGTACGAAGCGGAACGCGTCGTCCTCCGCGACGGTGGTGAGATCCAGGCCGGTCAACCGACCGCTCGTCGGACTGGGCCTGCCGGGGTGCGCTGGGATACCGGTGGTGCCGGTGTCACGAGCGGCCATGAAGTACGAGCCTCCCGGCAGGAATCGCCCCTCGGCACGGCCGTCATAGCCGACGACAAGGCTCACAGTGCCCCAGCCCAAAGGGCACACGATCAGTCCGCCGGGCTTTACCTGCTCCAGCCAGGCCGTCGGGATCGTGGAGAAACCGCAGGTTGCGATCAGCCGGTCGTACGGTGCACGGCCCGGATAGCCGTCGCGGCCGTCCCCAGTGACGACAAGCGACGAGTATCCGAGGTGCTGCATCCGCGATTCCGCCAGCCGTGCCAGCACAGGGTCGACCTCCACCGTTACCACCTGGTCGCTGCCCAACCGCTGCGCCAGAAGTGCCGCGTTGTAGCCGGTCCCGGTGGCCACCTCAAGCACCCGATTGCCGTCGGCCACATCCAGCGCCTGGAGCATGGCAAGCATCAGGCCCGGTGCGGTGGACGACGACGTGGCCACGCCCTCCGTCATCTGGGTCGCCAGCGCGTCATCCGTGTACACCAGGTCGAGCCAGTCGGGATGGGCTGCCGACACGAGCCGCTGCGCGCCGTCAGCCAGGGTCCAGAACTCTGGTACGAACGCATGGCGCGGTACAGTCTCGAATGCCTTCCGCCAGGTGGGGTCGGTCAGTTGGCCGTCGGCCTCCAGAGTGTCGGCCAGTGCCGCACGCAGTTCGGCGGCGCGCTCTTCGGTGTGCGTCGTCATGGTCGTCCCTTGGCGAGTAGGTCAGCGATGTGCGGGGCGATGGGCAGGCCGGTCTTGTTCTGGATCCAGGACCACTCTCCGGACGGGTTGCACTCAAACATCACCCAGTCACCGAACGGAGTCACGGCAAAGTCGAACGCCCCGAAGCTGAGACTGAAGTGCTTCAGCCAGCCCAGCACACCCGCCCGTACGTCGTGCGGCACATCGCACACGTCATAGGTGAGGGCGTCGTAGTCGCTGCGCCAGTCCACTCGGGAGGTGTCGCTACCCGCGTGGATCTCGGCCGCGAACATGTCCGTGCCCACGACGGTCAGCCGCACCTCATGGGACTTGGGGATCCACTCCTGGAACAGGTGCGCCGTCAGGGAGACGGATTCGTCGATGGTGTCAGGGTCGATCAATGTCGTCGGCACTCCGGTGCGGCGGCCGTCCGCGTACTCCAACGGGCCGCCCATGAGCGGCTTGCAGATCACCGGGCCGCCCAACTCCCGGCAGAACCTCCGGGCCCTCTGAGGGTCGGTGGTGATCAGCGAGCGGGGCGTACGCAGCCCGTGCGCAGCCGCCACCGGGAGTTGTCCCGGCTTGTGGGAGGCAAGGCCGTCCACGTCCGGCCGGTTGACCCAGGTCACCGGCAGTGCGTACAGCGTGCCGAGCAGGCCTGCCAGTGCCTGCTCGTTCGCCCATGTGCGGTGGGGTTCTTGCAGTTCCTCGGATACGGAGGGAAGGCGGGGCCGCCGGTAGTAGACGGCTCTCACCTCCTCCAGCCGCACGGATCGGTACTCGTCGCTCAGGACGCCCGCCCAAGGTGCTACGGCGTGCTCGGCGGACAGGGACATGGTCTGCGGGAAGTCGCCCATGTCGAACCTCATCACCGGCACATTCCGGATCGTCAGTTCGTCGACCACCAGGTCCGCCGCGGGGTCCAGTTCCTTGGTGACGACCAGCACCGGGCCGCCGGACAGACGCTGCGTCACCGCATCGCGTACGGGTCGGACGTGTCGTCGTTCTTACTGTCCCAGTTCGTGTTCGTGCAGCTCCCCGCCAGGGAGGTGCACCGGCTCCACAGCGAACCGGAGCCGTCGGCCAGGACGTTGACCTGACGTACCGGGTCGTAGGCGAATGACCCTGCCTCCAGAGTCACGGCGTACGGGGTGCGCTCGGCGCGAGCGCCGAAGGGGATGACTGTCGTGGGCATGGTTCCTCCGTAGTTTGATTGGTGGTGAGCGGGATTTCACCGTCCAGCGCGGGGAACAACGGACCACCCCCGCGCAGTTCGGCCCACACCCGTTTCCCGCCGTGGACCGGCTCGCTTCCCCAGTCGTGGGCGAGCGCGTCCACAAGGAGAAGGCCGCGCCCGTTTTCGGCGTCACAGGACGGCCCGGCCGGGGTAGGTGAGGCGCGGGAGGTGTCCGTGACGACGATCCGTACCGTTTCCTCGCCGGTCTGGGTGATGGAGGTGCCGATCGTTGCCGCGTCTGTGTGCTCCAGCGCGTTGGCGAACAGTTCCGTGACGATCTGTTCGGCTACCTCGATCAGGTGAAAGAGGCCCCAGCTCTCCAGAACTTGGGCTATGTCCCGGCGGGCCTGCCTGGCGGCTTCCGGCCTCGCCGCATACCGCTCCTGGTAACGCTGTGGTCCTACTGATGCTGATGCAGCCGTCGTGGTCATCGTCGCGTCCCTCGGGGGTGCTCGCGTTCCGTGTGGCCTTGTCACCGGCCCTCAGGGCTGCTGCCCCACTAGGCTCGTCCGGTGATGCATACGACGGTAGAGAGCCGCGATCACTGCTTGAAGTGACCGCGAGTACAAGTGGCTTGCTGCGAACACACGGGAATGGGGCTGTGTATGCGGTCGAGTTCGCGACAAACCCTGACCAGCGGTCAGGGAACACCCGGGCGCCCGCGTGGGGGCGTCATTTCCGGCTACGTCTTCCGGGGCATACGAGAGCAGTTGGGCCTCACCCAGGAGGA
The DNA window shown above is from Streptomyces sp. NBC_01451 and carries:
- a CDS encoding helix-turn-helix domain-containing protein, with amino-acid sequence METGTRKVAIALTGGMLHFELGIAYEVFGSDLTHLVDPWYDVALCGPGPIRAGRFLLEPDSGLDRLPYADTVIVPGWADVDQEPPAELVEAVRAAHEAGARVASLCTGAFVLAAAGLLDGRRATTHWAHTDVLAARHPEVEVDPDVLYVDNGSDRGRVLTSAGKAASMDLCLHLVRLDHGSAIANTVARRLVVPPHRAGGQAQFVTAPVPAQDDHPLADLFPWAIERLDRPLTVEDLARRANMSSRHLGRHFRTVTGTTPLQWLLTQRIRRAQELLEATGDSVDAIAEAVGMGTATTLRRHFNRTIGVPPDAYRRTFRSTRSSSRSGSRSSL
- the tgmB gene encoding ATP-grasp ribosomal peptide maturase, which translates into the protein MTQRLSGGPVLVVTKELDPAADLVVDELTIRNVPVMRFDMGDFPQTMSLSAEHAVAPWAGVLSDEYRSVRLEEVRAVYYRRPRLPSVSEELQEPHRTWANEQALAGLLGTLYALPVTWVNRPDVDGLASHKPGQLPVAAAHGLRTPRSLITTDPQRARRFCRELGGPVICKPLMGGPLEYADGRRTGVPTTLIDPDTIDESVSLTAHLFQEWIPKSHEVRLTVVGTDMFAAEIHAGSDTSRVDWRSDYDALTYDVCDVPHDVRAGVLGWLKHFSLSFGAFDFAVTPFGDWVMFECNPSGEWSWIQNKTGLPIAPHIADLLAKGRP
- a CDS encoding ATP-binding protein — translated: MTTTAASASVGPQRYQERYAARPEAARQARRDIAQVLESWGLFHLIEVAEQIVTELFANALEHTDAATIGTSITQTGEETVRIVVTDTSRASPTPAGPSCDAENGRGLLLVDALAHDWGSEPVHGGKRVWAELRGGGPLFPALDGEIPLTTNQTTEEPCPRQSSPSALAPSAPRTP
- a CDS encoding cellulase family glycosylhydrolase; its protein translation is MRIAPRTTKSTTRKSPPTVLLTALVTLLGLLALALAPTAAQAQAESPRALATGLHISNGRLLEGNGNDFVMRGVNHAHTWYPTQTQSLRDVKALGANTVRVVLADGHRWTKNTADDVAAVVAQCKANRLICVLEVHDTTGYGEEAAAGTLDQAADYWIGLKSVLAGQEDYVIINIGNEPWGNTDPAGWTAPTIAAVQKLRAAGFQHTIMVDAPNWGQDWQGVMRANAQSVYNADTTGNLIFSIHMYSVFDTAAEITDYLNAFVTAKLPILIGEFGGPADQWGDPDEDTMMATAQQLKLGYLAWSWSGNTDPILDLSIGFDPKQLSTWGQRVFNGANGIAQTSKEATVYGGGTGTDTQAPTAPGAPTASATTATSTTLTWAAATDNVAVTGYDVVRVNGTTETAAASSTTSTVTVTGLTAATAYTFAVYARDAAGNRSPRSATVNVTTSPGGGTPGVSCSVAYRVVGEWQGGFQGDITLRNTGTAALTNWTLAFSFANGQTISNMWGGTPTQSGANVSVVPASYTATIPAAGSVSVGFIGVKGATNAAPTAFTLNGTACTAT
- a CDS encoding methyltransferase domain-containing protein, encoding MTTHTEERAAELRAALADTLEADGQLTDPTWRKAFETVPRHAFVPEFWTLADGAQRLVSAAHPDWLDLVYTDDALATQMTEGVATSSSTAPGLMLAMLQALDVADGNRVLEVATGTGYNAALLAQRLGSDQVVTVEVDPVLARLAESRMQHLGYSSLVVTGDGRDGYPGRAPYDRLIATCGFSTIPTAWLEQVKPGGLIVCPLGWGTVSLVVGYDGRAEGRFLPGGSYFMAARDTGTTGIPAHPGRPSPTSGRLTGLDLTTVAEDDAFRFVLSLVAPETAFASEHDDTGHVTAVELWAADGAWARTEGGTVRQAGPRLLWEAVEAAHALYRENGRPGRERFGVTVTAEEQRIWLDAPSCPVPRAQS
- a CDS encoding saccharopine dehydrogenase family protein, which gives rise to MGSVSGSASASASASASASGQAVVVFGAYGHTGRFVVAELLDRGFVPILSGRDPEQLRELAASHPGLDARPASVDDPGSLDRALAGTAAVINCAGPFAATAAPVIEAALRAGIPYVDVAAEIEANLDTFTHFAERARAANALVIPAMAFFGGLSDLLVTAAMGDWTSADEAHIAYGLSSWHPTAGTRTAGAVSRDRRNGRRVRYSGGRLEYHDDALPTLKWPFPDPMGPREVFGEFSMADVVTVPSHLTIPEVRGYMAADAARELSAPDTPAPVAVDEDGRSAQTFVVDVVVRSGGTERRAVARGRDIYAVSAPLAVEAVARVLTGRTRAVGVASAGAAFDAGDFLGALSGSGHISVELFR
- the tgmA gene encoding putative ATP-grasp-modified RiPP; this translates as MPTTVIPFGARAERTPYAVTLEAGSFAYDPVRQVNVLADGSGSLWSRCTSLAGSCTNTNWDSKNDDTSDPYAMR
- a CDS encoding phosphotransferase family protein; this translates as MPTDRIDFADLPDDVQGSVLARTGPLLSVETVSSGFNSAISARLTTEKGEVYVKGLPADHPRVWTQQREAAVGPYMSGISPRVHWHLRAGGWDLVAFDALDGRHADYAPGSEDLPLVAETLERLSGLRAPDGVELKEAGHRLREHAPDAVLVHFSGDTLCHTDPNPANIMVGQGRAWLVDWAWATRGVAWLDAGYWVVWLIAEGGHTPGSAEQWASRVPAFREAPEAGLNAFARANESVWTEIAEESPNPWTQAVHSAAKEWAAHRVRTA
- a CDS encoding ATP-binding protein, translating into MRRFIGRDRELHVLGTALQAVGDAAASVKPGQCILMRGRRRVGKSSLVEEFLRRTEMPYLFFTAAGGTAEDELTELLDAAARSTLPGRELFAEEAPTQWNAAFRLLAEILPDDRPSVVVIDEVPYLMDRIDAFEGMLQRAWDRLFSRKPVLLLLVGSDLSMMEALNSYDRPFHQRGKEMVVGPLNPADIGEMLDLEPAAAFDATLITGGLPLICAEWRPGSDVWEFLRDSLDNPISALLVSAERSLGAEFPPQAMGREVLRAIGSGERTFTNIARAAGGISHSTLTRAADVLIDKRVVAAELPLSLRPSKERRYRVADPYLRFWLAFLDPHMAEIERMRGDLTLSRIKEQWTSWRGRAIEPLVRESLARLLPDGELPAAPAIGGYWTRANDIEIDLVGADRQPVAKQLLFLGSVKWLENSAFDSHDLAALQKHRAAITDEPVPLVAVSHNGVSCSGHQAAYGPEELLGAWRAT